A genomic region of Gimesia chilikensis contains the following coding sequences:
- a CDS encoding ExbD/TolR family protein, producing MPLKTGTVEEPKLDLTPMIDIVFLLIIFFMVGTQFTEMERQYDIQLPTVTDAKPLTNLPDDIIVNVSQNGEVTLQGEKKTLAELETALKEAVKNFPGQSVVIRGDSTGPYQNVMNVLDVCHRVNIRSVSLANRLSDESSK from the coding sequence ATGCCGCTAAAAACGGGGACCGTTGAAGAGCCCAAGCTCGATTTAACCCCCATGATTGACATTGTATTTTTGCTGATCATCTTCTTTATGGTCGGTACACAGTTCACTGAAATGGAGCGTCAGTATGACATTCAACTCCCAACAGTGACTGATGCGAAGCCACTGACCAACCTTCCTGATGATATCATAGTCAATGTAAGTCAGAATGGTGAAGTCACACTTCAGGGAGAAAAGAAGACGCTAGCAGAGCTGGAGACAGCTTTGAAAGAGGCCGTTAAGAATTTTCCTGGACAGTCTGTAGTTATCAGAGGGGATTCTACGGGGCCTTACCAGAATGTGATGAATGTTCTGGATGTCTGTCATCGAGTTAATATCCGGTCTGTCTCCTTAGCAAATCGATTGAGTGACGAATCCTCAAAATGA
- a CDS encoding carboxypeptidase M32, whose product MNASQKAYDQLIARLKQAALLSSCSAILEWDEQTYLPADGASHRADQLSMMAGMVHQEATSPETGDLLNELESASEWEEDSVEQANIREARHEYDRMTKLPRQLVEELSRVATLSHHAWVKARKENQFNDFLPWLEKMIGLKREQAAALGSEGQAAYDALLDEYEPGATSKMIEQAFTPLRNELVKLVSAIKESGIVPDVSLLTRKYPVEKQREFSLSAAEKIGFDFNAGRLDIAAHPFCSGIGPGDCRLTTRYDEHHFPGAFFGTLHEAGHGIYEQGLLKENFGTPAGSSTSLGIHESQSRMWENLVGRSRPFWNCFYQSAQQQFPEALADVAQDDFYRAINDVRPSYIRVEADEVTYNLHIMLRFELEQALISGDLQPADVESAWNEKFTSYFGITPDTPANGCLQDVHWSAGLIGYFPTYALGNMYAAHFFHAADSELGGLDDLIARGEFSPLKEWLNQNIHQHGKRYRANRLLEVVTGETLSHVPLVDQLNRKYGELYNL is encoded by the coding sequence ATGAATGCTTCCCAGAAAGCATACGATCAATTAATCGCACGACTCAAACAAGCAGCCCTGCTGAGTTCCTGTTCTGCTATTCTGGAATGGGATGAACAGACCTATCTCCCGGCAGATGGTGCGAGTCATCGAGCAGATCAGCTTTCCATGATGGCAGGAATGGTTCATCAGGAGGCTACCAGTCCGGAAACCGGGGACTTGCTGAACGAACTGGAAAGCGCTTCGGAGTGGGAAGAAGATTCGGTAGAGCAGGCCAACATTCGTGAGGCTCGACATGAATATGACCGGATGACAAAACTCCCCCGTCAACTTGTAGAAGAGTTGTCCCGGGTAGCGACTCTTTCACATCATGCGTGGGTAAAAGCCCGCAAGGAAAATCAGTTCAATGATTTCCTGCCCTGGCTCGAAAAGATGATTGGCCTCAAACGCGAACAGGCTGCCGCGCTCGGATCTGAAGGGCAGGCTGCTTACGATGCTCTGCTGGACGAGTACGAACCCGGTGCGACTTCAAAAATGATCGAGCAGGCCTTTACCCCGTTGCGCAATGAACTGGTCAAACTTGTTTCTGCAATCAAAGAATCCGGAATTGTTCCCGATGTCTCCCTCCTGACCAGAAAATATCCTGTTGAAAAGCAGCGAGAGTTCAGTCTCTCCGCTGCTGAAAAGATTGGATTTGATTTTAATGCCGGCAGGCTTGATATCGCGGCTCATCCTTTCTGCAGTGGAATTGGTCCGGGGGATTGCCGCCTGACGACCCGCTATGATGAACACCACTTTCCCGGTGCTTTTTTTGGAACGCTGCATGAAGCAGGTCACGGTATTTACGAGCAGGGGTTACTCAAGGAAAACTTTGGCACTCCCGCCGGAAGTTCAACCTCATTGGGCATCCATGAATCTCAATCTCGAATGTGGGAGAACCTGGTGGGGAGAAGCCGTCCGTTCTGGAACTGTTTCTATCAGTCTGCACAACAGCAGTTCCCGGAAGCCTTAGCTGATGTTGCCCAAGATGACTTTTATCGGGCGATCAATGACGTGCGCCCTTCGTATATTCGAGTTGAGGCAGATGAGGTAACCTACAATCTGCACATCATGCTGCGTTTTGAACTTGAGCAGGCGCTCATATCCGGAGACCTGCAACCTGCTGATGTTGAGTCTGCCTGGAATGAGAAATTTACGAGTTACTTTGGTATTACACCGGACACGCCTGCGAATGGCTGCCTGCAGGACGTGCACTGGAGTGCTGGTCTGATTGGTTATTTCCCGACATACGCCCTCGGAAACATGTATGCAGCTCACTTTTTCCATGCTGCAGACAGTGAACTGGGAGGCCTGGACGATCTCATTGCGCGGGGAGAATTCAGCCCGCTCAAGGAATGGTTGAATCAAAACATTCATCAGCACGGTAAACGCTATCGAGCGAATCGATTACTGGAAGTGGTGACGGGAGAAACTCTTTCACACGTTCCGCTTGTCGATCAGTTGAATCGCAAATATGGCGAGCTCTACAACCTCTAA
- a CDS encoding prenyltransferase/squalene oxidase repeat-containing protein — translation MNDRLHNLIERILSGRAITFEQILWGVLILAALFASIHLLSMLVTRWGDSNASSKALLFSIIVHLSLSLGVVTLWPEQAPQSLSKAELAEERERKEKDQQKFTLQAESTETNKNKEPGNTPVWDQLQQPEKQELSRIELTRPEFDPLMAPPEKDLPREISEMPMPDLISEADLPITPARVERESVSQKKIQAVAPLEITDTTAESRAEVSVPSNSRDRSRMIRIGQTNQDVKRQSAPGAVDRIQPSFSGEKQTLALNAQVDPQSKLERNAKDSMVSRRTGPAPSNLKIEPTGVETDAASKTQANSAPTEPRFSRRRTRSTRSVSQGTVKRSSPQATAGKENPDTQRLMAERSSLPLTINRPGLQPDAMRPSFDAVSNRTKANIPATYRLRNLSKRKEIAQRFGGTEESERAVEASLKWLATHQEPAGFWDADRFGAGKVRIDEQGIDRRNAGIQADSGLTALAILAFLGAGYTQEEGDYSDNLKRAIGWMVENQRSNGFLGGEATHYARMYSHAMATYALAEAYGLQSDPRSNPQLREAVGRAIAYIVENQNPYDGGWRYVKGQKSDMSMFGWQLMALKSAEIAGIPIPSDTKRLMVKFLKERSLGKNNGLATYRLMEPATPPTSAMTAESLFCKQMLGIRRDNPACREAIQFISDRPPRLSEYNLYYWYYGTLAMYQYGGAPWRDWNEDLRDLLISEQVTRGENAGSWDPRPPWGPYGGRLYSTTISTLCLEVYYRFLPLYQMGGRYDDEPSQE, via the coding sequence ATGAACGATCGACTGCATAACCTCATCGAAAGAATTCTGTCAGGACGTGCCATCACGTTTGAGCAGATTCTGTGGGGTGTCCTCATCCTGGCAGCATTATTCGCATCCATCCATCTGCTTTCAATGCTGGTGACGCGCTGGGGAGACAGTAATGCATCATCCAAGGCACTCTTGTTTTCGATAATCGTGCATTTGTCTTTGTCCCTGGGGGTCGTCACACTCTGGCCTGAACAGGCCCCCCAGTCTCTGAGTAAAGCAGAGTTGGCTGAGGAACGTGAGCGAAAAGAAAAAGATCAGCAGAAATTCACGCTTCAGGCTGAAAGTACGGAGACCAACAAAAACAAGGAGCCCGGGAACACTCCTGTCTGGGATCAGTTACAGCAGCCTGAGAAACAGGAATTATCCCGTATCGAACTCACACGTCCCGAATTTGATCCTTTGATGGCACCACCTGAGAAAGATCTTCCCCGGGAAATCTCGGAAATGCCGATGCCTGATCTGATCTCGGAGGCCGATTTACCGATCACACCCGCCCGGGTAGAACGAGAGAGCGTCAGCCAAAAGAAAATTCAGGCGGTCGCACCCTTGGAGATCACTGACACAACGGCGGAATCCCGGGCAGAGGTCTCGGTGCCTTCGAACTCTCGTGATCGGAGTAGAATGATCCGAATTGGTCAGACGAATCAGGATGTCAAACGTCAATCAGCGCCCGGGGCCGTAGATCGAATTCAGCCATCGTTCAGCGGCGAAAAACAGACACTGGCCTTGAATGCGCAAGTTGATCCGCAATCGAAACTGGAACGGAATGCCAAAGATTCCATGGTTTCTCGCAGGACCGGACCTGCTCCGTCCAATCTGAAGATTGAACCGACGGGAGTAGAAACTGACGCGGCAAGTAAGACACAGGCGAACTCTGCACCTACCGAGCCAAGGTTTTCTCGTCGAAGAACTCGATCTACCCGGTCGGTATCGCAGGGGACCGTTAAACGCTCCTCACCGCAGGCAACAGCGGGTAAGGAAAACCCTGACACACAGCGATTGATGGCTGAACGTAGTTCGTTGCCGCTGACAATCAACAGACCGGGTTTACAACCAGATGCAATGCGTCCCAGTTTTGATGCGGTTTCAAATCGTACCAAAGCAAATATTCCTGCGACTTATCGATTGAGAAACCTTTCGAAACGCAAGGAAATCGCTCAACGCTTTGGTGGAACGGAAGAATCAGAACGCGCGGTGGAAGCGAGTTTGAAATGGCTGGCGACACATCAGGAACCAGCCGGATTCTGGGATGCAGATCGATTTGGCGCAGGTAAAGTGCGTATCGACGAACAGGGAATCGACCGTCGCAATGCAGGGATACAGGCCGACTCCGGACTGACGGCACTCGCGATTCTGGCCTTTCTCGGGGCCGGGTACACCCAGGAAGAGGGAGATTATTCAGATAATCTCAAGCGGGCGATTGGCTGGATGGTCGAGAATCAGCGGTCGAATGGTTTTCTGGGTGGAGAAGCGACACACTATGCACGCATGTATTCGCATGCGATGGCGACCTATGCTTTGGCCGAAGCATATGGATTACAGTCGGATCCGCGGTCTAACCCGCAACTGCGCGAAGCCGTGGGGCGTGCCATTGCCTATATCGTAGAAAATCAGAACCCCTACGATGGAGGCTGGCGTTATGTCAAAGGGCAGAAAAGTGACATGAGCATGTTTGGCTGGCAACTGATGGCGCTCAAGAGTGCAGAAATTGCCGGTATTCCAATCCCCTCCGATACCAAACGGCTGATGGTGAAATTTTTAAAGGAACGCAGTCTCGGCAAGAATAATGGGTTGGCTACCTATCGATTAATGGAGCCTGCCACTCCGCCAACATCGGCGATGACTGCAGAATCTTTATTTTGCAAACAGATGCTGGGAATCAGGAGGGATAACCCAGCCTGTAGAGAAGCAATTCAGTTTATTTCAGATCGCCCTCCACGCCTCTCAGAATACAATCTGTACTATTGGTACTACGGCACTCTGGCGATGTATCAATATGGAGGAGCACCCTGGCGGGACTGGAATGAAGACTTACGAGATCTATTAATTTCGGAGCAGGTCACACGGGGAGAAAATGCAGGTAGCTGGGATCCACGCCCCCCCTGGGGACCATATGGTGGACGGCTTTATTCCACAACCATCAGCACACTCTGTCTGGAAGTGTACTATCGATTTTTGCCTCTGTATCAGATGGGAGGCCGCTACGATGATGAACCATCTCAGGAATGA